ACTCGCGTTCATCTTGGTTTGTGTCTGCTTACTATTGTTCGTTTGTATGAAAATCACAAAGCAAGTGAGAATAGCTAGGAAGAAGAAGCGGAGGAtgcttcttcctctctctaTGTAATGGGCCAAAGCTGAGGATCAGCAAATAGATTCTTACACAACCGAACTTAATTCTCTTCGCATGCCATGAACGCTGCCACCCACTAGAAAAGTTGTGATTTGCCTCTGCAACCACTAGAGTATTTTTTAGAAGCGTGGTTCATATCTCGTACTAGAGAGAGTGTTGTTAATACACTAGCTTTGCTAGATTTGGAGACATGCCTTGGTCCAAGTACCTTTTTTTACCTTCGTTGGAAAAAGAAAGTAAACCAAGTTAATAAGGTCACCATGAGTGAAGATGCTAGATGGGAAGAAGGAATTAGAGGAGGTTGTTGTTCCACAAGGAATTAGGGAGCTTCAATCTCTTCTTTTAATGggcttttgatatttttaattggGCCTAGAAGACCGACAAAAAGTCACAAGCGATTGAAATGAATCTCAGGTAGGATTTTGAGACTGAAATTTTGTTGCGAATCNNNNNNNNNNNNNNNNNNNNNNNNNNNNNNNNNNNNNNNNNNNNNNNNNNNNNNNNNNNNNNNNNNNNNNNNNNNNNNNNNNNNNNNNNNNNNNNNNNNNNNNNNNNNNNNNNNNNNNNNNNNNNNNNNNNNNNNNNNNNNCTAGGGTTTTGGTTCGAGAGAATGGGTGGAGGAGGAGGTATAACATACAAGGGAGTCACCGTGGCCACTCCCAAGACGTGGCACACCGTCGCCGGAAAGGGCTTGTGCGGCGTTATGTGGTACCAATTTTTCTCTCCGATCttcgttttctcttttttctttaataaaaaaaaaaatctcgaacCCTAGCTAGCTAGATCAGAGGCAAAATCGGGTAGATGTTGATGTTTTGAAGTCTCCGAAGGGAACCAATGTCAATTTCGTTTAATGATCAGGTTCTGGATTCTGTACAGAGCAAAGCAAGATGGTCCTGTAGTCATGGTAACACTCTCATTTGCCTTGATGTCCGTCGAATTGTTTCGTTTCTGCTCATCTTTTTTCCATCAATGGGTGTTGCTTAAATGCGAATTTTTTATTATAGGGATGGAGACACCCGTGGGATGGCCATGGTGATCATCACTAGGTAGTGTCTATACTCACACTTCTTCTCATACCTATCAATAaagattgaaaacaaaaaacatccCTTTTCTGTTTTAGACGCTTGTGGTTGTTTGTGCAGTTCGTTAATTTCTATGCATATATGATAATGATTTAGTAATACAAAGTAGTATTTGTTAAGGAGATTGGGTTGTAGTTAGTTTTTCAAGAAAGTTTGTAGCTTTCATCTGGATTCAGCTCTCAGGTAACTGGTGCTAAAAGCTTAAGAGGATCGTTATCTTTTCCTCCTGAATTTACATTTTCGTTAAACTGAAATGGCAATTGGAAAATCGTTAATAATTGTCACGTATTATAATGTTTCTCTGTGTTAGTTTGTAGTTATTCAAACATTGGTCgagctatatatattatcaaaccTAGCTATAGTCTGGATAAGCATTGCTCAAATTACACTTGAGACTAATCTTGTTTTGGGTTTTGCTGCTAGGTCTCGTTGAACCTTTGAAGATCATGGCGAAAAAATGTATGTCTTGCTTTTTTCAGCTTCTTATGTCGAAATAAAGAGAATTGTGAAAGAAGACGTGAATTGTTTTTGTACTAAACTTTTTAAGACTTGCTGCTTATGTTCTAAGTTGCTACTTGGATTGCACTTTCGTGATGTTGTTTTGCTATCtacaaatgaatttaaaataaaaaccagtCGCGAGATTCATGTTAGACTTCCAAGTATTACGAGTTACaaagaaaataatcatataGTTCATGTCTAGTGGTTTAGTAACTggtaaaaatttgaatataatgTACAAgcttacttattaaaaatgaatataatgtaCTCTAATGTTAATTAAACATGTCCGTTTACTTGACATCAAATACAAAATGTCTAGTTGGTAAGAATATTAAGAAGTGAAACTCGTGTATGAATCAGTCGCCGGAAAATAGATTCCAACTCTATCTCAAGCGCTTCCAACCTTGCAGCCGCGGTATCGCCCCATACATTATCTAACCAATACGAAGACCGAACACTAAAGATGGAAGACAAAGACCCTTTGCTCCATCTCCTCTCTAGCCAAGGAATACAACCAAGCAGTGCCGGCTCTAAGGGAATGCTGACAGTGCAAAAGCACATGGTccaaaaaaatttctacaaatttCCTTAGGATTTAGGGCCCTGTATTTTCAAAAAGATGTCTGGCAAATATTGCAGAGAGTGTTCAACAAAATATGCAGAGGAGCGTGTATCATTGGGAAGAAGAAACCACGGATACGCGCCTTTAACTGAAACTGGAaactaaattatgttttaaattatttgagtaATTCTGGTCCACAAATTTTAgcagagaaatttttttttcattttatcattATTGTAAACAATTTTCTTACAAACCTATCTTAGCGTAAAGCACAGGGCCCATGAAAAGTTTAAGCCGAACCAAGCGAGAACAAAGACCCAACCATCGTCACAACGACTATCCTCGCTTCCTTCAAAGCCTCGGCTACAAACAGAAGGTTCTGCTCTCTTGGCATCCCCTCTTTTCCTCCTCCTTCTCCGCTGCTTCCGTTCATATTGTTCTTCAAGCACTTGAGTGTCTCCTTCTTGAGCTTGTTCTTATAACGATCATACGCAGCGATTTTCTCGTTCACATTTGATGATTCGTTGCCGCGTAGAGTCAGCTGCAGATCTTGCAAGCTGTGTTTCACGAGAGTCATCACATCAGATGTCTAACATCTTCAAAGAAGCTAAAATACAAAGAGAATTAAAAAAGTACAGTTTGAACCCTCGTATAAAACCATTAGGTCCGCTAAAAAACGCATTTACACAGTAAATaatgaactttttattttagttaatatcattATTTACAGTATATTTGTTAGGGATACATGAAATAATCCGTATCAGCGTATcactctttttcattttttgtatgTGTATTCTAAACCAAAGAAACTTTTTTCCCTCGTACTATCaaacatacatatttttaagGTATGATTTGTAGtttatagaatttatataatatatattaaataatgtgatataatattaacataatTAGCGTTAGTAAATTTGGTTAGTAATGATGATGTCAAATAATTATTGTAAACTGAAGTACTTACGCAAGTGATGAAATTAAATGtatcatatttataaatattaatatatttatgacaAACTCAGGTGATGGGTGGCTTTAAGTTATATAAATACTAGGGGTTGGCCCGACCCGCCCGTGTGTGTttacaataaatttattttctatgaaaatatattttaattttatataacatctgagaaattgttttaaaatgaaCTTGAAACAATTCTAagttttctttaagaaaacataaaattaaaattaaaaataaaaaaaatctaatggtctatattctttttgttataagataaactttgaaatgatcctccacccctttaccaactcaagcactatgatcatctactcatcaagcactatgatcacccactcatttaccaaatcaagcaccatctttgatattttatgcattgttgttcactataaataccatcactcatctcactcttttgtacaccattacat
This genomic interval from Brassica oleracea var. oleracea cultivar TO1000 unplaced genomic scaffold, BOL UnpScaffold01049, whole genome shotgun sequence contains the following:
- the LOC106320748 gene encoding NADH dehydrogenase [ubiquinone] 1 beta subcomplex subunit 2-like is translated as MGGGGGITYKGVTVATPKTWHTVAGKGLCGVMWFWILYRAKQDGPVVMGWRHPWDGHGDHH
- the LOC106320746 gene encoding uncharacterized protein LOC106320746 codes for the protein MRFLADLMTSDVMTLVKHSLQDLQLTLRGNESSNVNEKIAAYDRYKNKLKKETLKCLKNNMNGSSGEGGGKEGMPREQNLLFVAEALKEARIVVVTMVGSLFSLEPALLGCIPWLERRWSKGSLSSIFSVRSSYWLDNVWGDTAAARLEALEIELESIFRRLIHTRVSLLNILTN